From Fimbriimonadaceae bacterium, one genomic window encodes:
- a CDS encoding TatD family hydrolase — protein sequence MRPMLIDTHTHLDDARYESDREAMISRARDAGVESMITIGCDLTTSRSAVALAN from the coding sequence ATGCGCCCGATGCTGATCGACACGCATACCCATCTCGACGATGCGCGTTACGAATCGGACCGCGAAGCGATGATCTCCCGCGCACGGGATGCCGGCGTGGAGTCGATGATCACGATCGGCTGCGATCTTACGACGAGCCGCTCAGCCGTTGCGCTCGCGAAT